A section of the Nerophis ophidion isolate RoL-2023_Sa linkage group LG16, RoL_Noph_v1.0, whole genome shotgun sequence genome encodes:
- the LOC133535087 gene encoding ras association domain-containing protein 1-like isoform X2, whose amino-acid sequence MSSAASDSDKAPSFEKTWGSSTSSGYCSADDSDSEFEQFFTAKTSFFTKTQKCKPPAKKDEATECGKQELSTGDVQKQVKEYNSQINSNLFMHMNKDGSYIGFIKVQFKLARPVSVSSSPKKAFSEKRRSGVKRRTSFYLPKDTSKHLHISSHTSAREVIEALLKKFTVVDNPAKFALFERRERHEQVYIRKMSDTERPLPLRLSAGPSQKVLSFVLKENETGDVNWHAFSMPELNNFLRILQREEEEHVKQILQKYAAARAKMRDALQGSTPG is encoded by the exons ATGTCAAGCGCGGCTAGCGACTCGGATAAGGCTCCTTCCTTTGAGAAGACCTGGGGCAGCTCCACCAGCAGCGGCTACTGCAGCGCGGATGACTCCGACTCGGAGTTCGAACAGTTCTTCACTGCCAAGACATCCTTTTTCACAAAAACCCAGAAATGTAAACCACCGGCAAAGAAG GATGAAGCGACCGAGTGTGGTAAGCAGGAGTTGAGCACAGGCGATGTTCAGAAGCAGGTGAAGGAGTACAACTCCCAGATCAACAGCAACCTCTTCATGCACATG AACAAGGATGGATCATACATCGGCTTCATTAAAGTGCAGTTCAAGCTGGCGCGGCCCGTGTCCGTCTCTTCTTCCCCAAAGAAGGCGTTTAGCGAGAAGAGGCGGAGCGGAGTCAAGCGCCGCACATCCTTCTACCTGCCGAAGGACACGTCCAAGCACCTTCACATCAGCTCGCACACATCTGCTCGCGAGGTTATCGAGGCTCTGCTGAAGAAGTTCACCGTTGTGGACAATCCCGCTAAGTTTGCTCTGTTTGAGCGCCGGGAACGTCACGAACAAG TTTACATCCGTAAGATGTCTGATACTGAGCGGCCCCTCCCCCTGCGACTGAGCGCTGGACCCAGCCAGAAAGTTCTCAGCTTTGTACTCAAAGAGAACGAAACCGGCGACGTCAAC TGGCACGCCTTCTCCATGCCCGAACTCAACAACTTCCTGCGCATTCTGCAGCGCGAAGAAGAGGAGCACGTCAAGCAGATCTTGCAAAAATACGCTGCAGCTCGAGCCAAGATGCGGGACGCCCTGCAAGGCTCCACGCCCGGATGA